A stretch of the Glutamicibacter sp. JL.03c genome encodes the following:
- a CDS encoding PspC domain-containing protein, whose product MNNSGSERRGFFSQLSKSPFIRQESRWLGGVATGVADYFKIDVILARGIIVVLSFLGGLGLILYGLAWAMLPDQQGRIHLERAISKEWTSGMTGAVVLVVLGIFPAQWILDSVAPVLWPIAIVAGVLFIIFSRKNTKFDRPRPAKPAKTQAQPSSTVHTTAMEKPWRKDGFTFSSSAPSGTEPATKSMKDQEDTMASEIPDPKPHSGSYEYAYSPDPKYTRPYSQENFHSKATRKAQAAPPISSWVATTVVGLSILVIAAVLCADYLHILDLPGSGWGVALAAGLLVTGLAIVLAALVRRTSGGLLGLGIPLLVLTLVFSGSSFGTEGRQAVRSEPGGNEYSAVFSRSTIDLTYLDSITTPTTVEVDSVFSRLDLKLPANVPVKVTSDGVFNSQMDLELPQDQRQLPDDAPLLTVEVDGLFTSFGTEVATTATPTVVTPEF is encoded by the coding sequence ATGAACAATTCAGGGTCCGAGCGTCGAGGCTTTTTCAGCCAGCTGAGCAAATCGCCATTCATCCGCCAGGAGTCGCGGTGGCTGGGTGGTGTTGCCACCGGAGTAGCCGATTACTTCAAGATCGATGTGATTCTGGCGCGCGGCATTATCGTCGTGCTCAGCTTCCTCGGAGGCCTGGGGCTCATCCTCTACGGACTGGCCTGGGCGATGCTGCCCGACCAGCAGGGCCGCATCCACTTGGAACGAGCAATCAGCAAGGAGTGGACCAGCGGCATGACCGGTGCCGTGGTGCTTGTGGTTCTGGGAATCTTCCCGGCGCAATGGATCCTCGATTCAGTCGCACCGGTGTTGTGGCCAATAGCCATTGTCGCCGGGGTGCTGTTCATCATCTTCAGCCGGAAGAATACGAAATTCGACAGGCCCCGGCCCGCAAAACCAGCGAAGACACAAGCCCAGCCGTCTTCCACCGTCCACACCACGGCCATGGAAAAGCCTTGGCGCAAGGATGGGTTCACCTTTAGCAGCAGCGCGCCATCGGGTACCGAGCCCGCCACCAAGAGCATGAAAGATCAGGAGGACACCATGGCTTCGGAGATCCCGGACCCAAAACCTCACTCCGGCAGTTACGAGTACGCGTATTCGCCTGATCCCAAGTACACCCGCCCGTACTCCCAGGAAAATTTCCACTCGAAGGCTACCCGCAAAGCGCAGGCCGCGCCGCCCATTTCATCGTGGGTCGCCACCACCGTGGTCGGGTTGAGCATCCTGGTGATCGCCGCGGTGCTTTGCGCCGATTACCTGCACATTCTCGATTTGCCGGGTTCGGGCTGGGGCGTCGCCCTGGCGGCTGGCCTGCTGGTGACCGGCCTCGCCATTGTGCTGGCCGCCTTGGTGCGGCGCACCAGTGGCGGGCTCTTGGGCTTGGGCATTCCCTTGCTGGTCCTGACCTTGGTCTTCTCGGGCTCTTCCTTTGGCACCGAGGGCCGCCAGGCAGTTCGATCCGAACCCGGCGGCAACGAGTACAGTGCCGTGTTCAGCCGCTCCACGATTGACCTGACCTACCTGGATTCCATCACCACCCCGACTACGGTGGAAGTTGATTCCGTGTTCTCCCGGCTGGACTTGAAGCTCCCGGCCAACGTCCCGGTGAAGGTGACGTCGGACGGAGTCTTCAACTCGCAGATGGATCTTGAACTGCCGCAGGATCAACGCCAGCTGCCTGATGACGCACCGTTGCTGACGGTTGAAGTCGACGGTTTGTTCACCTCCTTCGGCACCGAAGTTGCCACCACCGCCACGCCCACCGTCGTCACCCCGGAATTCTAA
- a CDS encoding PspC domain-containing protein codes for MDKFFNSLRSMPLRRGPSRMAGGVAGGIADKFGWDVTIVRIALLLSFLLPVFGIGAYIVAWLLIPGQDNSIILQNWLRKF; via the coding sequence ATGGACAAGTTCTTCAACTCCCTTCGTTCGATGCCACTTCGCCGCGGCCCTTCCCGCATGGCTGGCGGTGTCGCCGGCGGCATCGCTGACAAGTTCGGCTGGGACGTCACCATCGTGCGAATCGCGCTGCTGCTGTCCTTCCTCCTGCCGGTCTTCGGCATCGGCGCCTACATTGTTGCGTGGCTGCTGATCCCGGGCCAGGACAACAGCATCATTTTGCAGAACTGGCTGCGAAAGTTCTAG
- a CDS encoding 6-phosphofructokinase → MRVGIMTSGGDCPGLNAVIRGAVLNGIKSYDYEFVGFRDGWRGVKEGDFFDLPRTAVRGIAKQGGTILGTSRTNAFEGELGGAENISRVLKDNNIDALIAIGGEGTLAGAQRLCAEGLPIVGVPKTIDNDLDATDYTFGFDTANQIAVEAIDRLRTTGDSHHRCMVAEVMGRHVGWIAMHAGMASGAHAILIPEVSTPMEQICEWVSEAHERGRAPLVVVAEGFVPEGMEEAFSVRGVDTFGRARLGGIGEMLAPVIEERTGIETRATVLGHIQRGGVPTAFDRVLATRLGMAATNSVNENAWGTMVALHGTKVLRVPLRAALNNLKRVPMDRYEEAAILFG, encoded by the coding sequence ATGCGCGTTGGAATCATGACCTCGGGCGGAGACTGCCCAGGCCTGAATGCCGTCATCCGAGGAGCCGTACTGAACGGCATCAAGAGCTACGACTATGAATTCGTTGGCTTCCGCGATGGCTGGCGCGGTGTCAAGGAGGGCGACTTCTTCGACCTGCCACGTACCGCGGTCCGAGGCATTGCCAAGCAGGGTGGCACCATCCTGGGTACCTCGCGCACCAACGCTTTCGAAGGCGAGCTGGGCGGCGCGGAAAACATCTCCCGCGTGCTCAAGGACAACAACATTGATGCCCTGATCGCCATCGGCGGAGAAGGCACTCTGGCCGGCGCCCAGCGACTGTGCGCCGAGGGCCTGCCGATTGTCGGCGTTCCCAAGACCATCGACAACGACTTGGATGCCACCGACTACACTTTCGGTTTTGATACCGCCAACCAGATCGCGGTCGAGGCTATCGACCGCTTGCGCACTACCGGCGACTCGCACCACCGCTGCATGGTCGCTGAAGTCATGGGCCGCCACGTTGGCTGGATCGCCATGCACGCCGGCATGGCTTCTGGCGCCCACGCCATCTTGATTCCCGAGGTCTCAACCCCGATGGAACAGATCTGCGAGTGGGTATCCGAAGCCCACGAACGCGGCCGCGCTCCGTTGGTGGTTGTCGCTGAGGGCTTCGTTCCCGAAGGCATGGAAGAAGCGTTCTCGGTACGCGGAGTGGATACCTTTGGGCGCGCACGCCTGGGCGGCATCGGCGAGATGCTGGCACCGGTCATCGAAGAGCGCACCGGCATTGAAACCCGTGCTACGGTGCTTGGACACATCCAACGCGGTGGCGTTCCTACCGCTTTCGACCGCGTGCTGGCCACCCGCCTGGGCATGGCTGCGACGAATTCGGTGAACGAAAATGCGTGGGGCACCATGGTCGCACTGCACGGAACCAAGGTTCTGCGTGTGCCGTTGCGCGCCGCATTGAACAACCTCAAGCGCGTGCCGATGGACCGCTACGAGGAAGCCGCGATCCTCTTCGGATAA
- a CDS encoding YgfZ/GcvT domain-containing protein has product MSTGYQSVLLQREGAVEAGGVDAGVAAHYGAPTREARKLAEGQAIADLSHFDVLEIRGDDRQSWLDTLSTQRINTLQPGQSTQTLLLSVQGRVEHEMKVLADQDRLVLIVEPGAGESLEQFLNSMRFMLRVEVNNLSQTHGVLAATRPIPSAGALAWIDPWPGVAPGGWAYSREDHPGKDRPWLLHVVAVDELEAAVADEELAGMMAVEALRIAAWEPRFGAEIDEKTIPHELDWLRTAVHLEKGCYKGQETIARVHNIGHPPRRVVFLDLDGSMHTLPSTGAEVKLGERTVGYVTSATLHYEAGPIALAMIKRNVDPESVLSVVDGETSYPASQDVIVAPDAGQVAGRFTGFLRTPPQG; this is encoded by the coding sequence ATGAGCACTGGATACCAGTCGGTGCTTCTGCAGCGCGAAGGCGCGGTGGAAGCGGGTGGCGTAGATGCCGGCGTGGCCGCACACTACGGCGCCCCCACGCGTGAAGCACGCAAGCTGGCAGAAGGCCAGGCCATTGCCGACCTGAGCCACTTTGATGTGCTGGAGATCCGCGGCGATGATCGCCAAAGCTGGCTCGATACGCTGAGCACCCAGCGCATTAATACCCTACAGCCGGGCCAGAGCACGCAAACGCTGCTGCTCTCGGTGCAGGGCCGCGTTGAGCACGAGATGAAGGTTCTGGCTGACCAGGACCGCCTGGTGCTCATCGTCGAGCCTGGCGCAGGCGAATCCCTGGAGCAGTTCTTGAACTCGATGCGTTTCATGTTGCGCGTTGAGGTCAACAACCTCTCGCAGACCCATGGCGTGCTTGCTGCCACCCGCCCCATTCCAAGCGCCGGAGCGCTGGCATGGATTGATCCATGGCCAGGTGTTGCTCCCGGCGGGTGGGCCTACTCGCGCGAGGACCACCCGGGCAAGGACCGTCCGTGGCTTTTGCATGTTGTGGCCGTTGACGAGCTGGAAGCAGCTGTGGCCGATGAGGAATTGGCTGGCATGATGGCGGTCGAGGCCTTGCGCATCGCCGCGTGGGAGCCGCGCTTCGGTGCCGAGATCGATGAGAAGACCATTCCACATGAGCTGGACTGGCTGCGCACCGCAGTGCATCTGGAAAAGGGCTGCTACAAGGGGCAGGAAACGATTGCCCGGGTGCACAACATCGGGCACCCTCCGCGCCGCGTCGTATTCCTGGACCTCGACGGTTCGATGCACACCCTCCCATCCACTGGCGCCGAGGTCAAGCTGGGCGAGCGAACCGTTGGGTACGTTACTTCGGCAACCTTGCACTATGAGGCAGGACCGATTGCCTTGGCCATGATCAAGCGCAACGTGGATCCAGAATCCGTGCTGAGCGTTGTTGATGGCGAAACCAGCTATCCGGCGTCCCAGGACGTCATCGTGGCTCCCGACGCCGGCCAGGTGGCGGGACGATTCACCGGCTTCCTGCGCACACCGCCGCAGGGCTAG